The nucleotide sequence TCGCCGAAACTGATTAGAATCGGGAGTGTCCCCAGAGCGTCTATAACAATAAAAAGCGGGACAAAAGTCAAAACAAAGTTGTGCCAGAATTCAGCCATTAAGTGAGTCCTCTGTAAAAATGCGAAATGATATAAAAATTATACCATATATTCGTTTTTTTGATTTAGCGGTAATTTTTACGGTCTCTTTAATTTTGCTCTCGGATTTTTAAAATTTCTACGTTTGCCCATAGATTTAACCCCGTATAAAATATTATTGAAACTCTGCTATAATATGCCTAACGTTACTTTTACCTAAGGAGCGAGGCTATGCTGAAAAAGATTTTAAAGATATTGGAGGAAGATTCACGAATTTCTCCCGAGCAGATTGCCACTATGTTAGGGGCTTCCGTTGAGGAAGTTACCTCCACAATCGCTAAGGCAGAAGAAGAAGGGCAAATCCTAAAATACAAGACGCTTATCAATTGGGATAAGATTGACAACGAACAAGTTTGGGCGTTAATTGAGGTTCAGGTTTCCCCGCAAAGAGATACCGGCTACGACGCCATCGCCGAAAAAATTTATCAATTGCCGCAAGCTATCAGCGTATATTTAATGTCCGGCAGTTATGATTTAGCGGTAATGGTTAAAGGCAAAACAATGCACGAGATAGCCAATTTTGTGGGGCAACAGTTGTCGCCGATTGAGGGCGTACGTTCAGCCGCTACCCATTTTATTATGAACAGGTACAAAGAAGACGGGGTTTTGTTAAACGGCGGCGAAGAAGTAAAAAGAGAACCAATGATCCTTTAGTAAAAATACTTTATAGTGGCAGGATAGATCATGGACAACGGTTTTGATGATAAAAGCAGCAATTTGATTGCAGACAGGGTTAAATCAATCGCCCCTTCGGGAATACGTAAATTTTTTGACCTTCTGAGTTCGATGGAAGACGTGATTTCACTGGGAATCGGCGAGCCGGATTATCCGACCCCTTGGCATATCCGTGAGGCGGCCATTAAATCGGTCGAAAAAGGGCTTACAATGTACACTTCCAATGCCGGTATGCCGGAGTTACGCCAAGAACTGTCGCATTATCTAAAAGGTCGCTACGGGCTTGATTACGATTGGAAATCGGAACTACTGGTTACGGTAGGGGTTAGCGAGGCTTTAGACCTTGTTATGAGGGCAATCCTTAACCCCGGCGATGAAGTGATTATGCCGGACCCCAGTTATGTTTCATACCCGGCTTGTGTTCATTTGGCGGGGGGTGTTAATGTTTTTATCCCGACACACGAAGAAAACAATTTTGAAGTTAC is from Dehalococcoidales bacterium and encodes:
- a CDS encoding Lrp/AsnC family transcriptional regulator, encoding MLKKILKILEEDSRISPEQIATMLGASVEEVTSTIAKAEEEGQILKYKTLINWDKIDNEQVWALIEVQVSPQRDTGYDAIAEKIYQLPQAISVYLMSGSYDLAVMVKGKTMHEIANFVGQQLSPIEGVRSAATHFIMNRYKEDGVLLNGGEEVKREPMIL